In the genome of Methylotenera mobilis JLW8, the window GTTGCGGAATAATGTCCTTTGACGATTTATCAGTGGTCGAAGCATATATTTCTGCATCAGCACGATCCAACTTGCGTACATGTGCAATCTGCTTATCAGACATTTTTGCCGCCCATTTAATTTGTCCGTGCTTTATCCAGTAATGTGATTTACATGGAAAACTCCAATTACCAACGGAAGGAAAGAGAGAGACAGACTTGCCATGATCGGTTAAGGCCCACTTGGCAGCATTAAGTGGTGTAACAACTTTATGTCCACATCCACAGCAACATAGATGAGAAGCAGTTTTGTATTTTAGTGAGATGTAGAGAATTCCAGGCTGTAAATGTTCAGGAATATACTCTACATACTCATGCTTAACAGATTGCTGCTGCCCCATCATTCGTCCTCGTTAACCATTTCATTGGCCGCTATCGAATAGCTAATAAAGTGGGCATCTGATGAGTCCCGAAAAAAACCAAATACCTTTTTCCATCGTATCACCGCTAAACATGCATTCAAAGCATTCAGTTCAGCAATCTGAATGTTGGTTGAATATTCATCTTCAGGGGCATCACCTTCAGAAAAATTGATTTTGTTTAGAACCTTGTCATGAACTTCTTTTGTACCTGTCACAACCCTTATTATCCCAGATAGGCTGTCATTACTACGTACTACCCCCATGCCTACTTCGATAAAAGGTATACCAAGCTGTATCAACGTTGCTACGATGGCTTTTTTTGATGCTCCACGGTCTAAACAGAGAAAAACAAAATCAAGTCCATTAAGTTGATTGGATGTAGAGCTGTCTATGTATGTCTCATGGATCACCAACCCGTGTCGCATTTTTGCATAGACACTTTCTAAATACATTACTTTTGAGGGTTTAATCTTTAACTCATCGATTGATGCCGCTCCCGGAGTGCGGAATGCATTATGTTGGGAAAAAACATCTCCATCGAAAAGATGGATTTCCTTAACACAAGTTTTAGCTACTAGATCCAGAACATAAGACCCCGTGCCACCTAAACCAACAATTCCGATTCGCTGTCCGGCTAACTTTTCGTTGAAGTTACCAATATTGACCCGACTTGAAGCGGTATCTTGATATTTAAATACCGATTCATTTTCTTCCGTAGGGATTACTGGATACGTTTCAGCTGTAGCAGCTGCATCAATAACCTGTGCTTCACCTGTAATCCGACCAATATAGGTTGTCATTTTATGATGATAGTCACGATATTCTGCTTTCGCTGAAAAAGTGAAGTCAACCTTTAGACCGTTGCCTAAATCTTGAGGTGCACTAGGATTCTGTATCGTAGCAATTACTGCTCCTGTACTGTGGCATGGGTGTTCTCCAACCCAATAAGCAACGTGATCGCTAGGTCTGTTGGTAATGTCTCCATTCAATTCAAGCCTAGATACTAGTGTTCCTAGTTTTACCTCACGACTTGCGTTTACATAGGGAACATCTTTTATAAGAAGATAACCATGTTGAATATCAAGATCTAAACCTTGATTCCTGAGTTTTTGTAAGTCAGGGCTATGAGCGATTAGTTGATGTGACATCGAATTCCATCCCTTCTTTCACTTTAACTGATTGACCTTCTACTAAGGTGCCTTTTGGTTTATCTGAGTGTCCTTTTGTATATTGAATTGTGAATTGGACACCATCACCAGTAGGGGGCGTTTCATATGCCAATGCCACAATTTCCTCAAATGACATACGTTCTTTTTCTACTGATTTAGCAGCGCCATTGATAATAATTGTTACCACTTTTGCTTCTTTATTTTTTCCAGCATTTTCGATACTCATAATTTGTTGCTCCAATCTATTGTTGAGTCGGGTTTAAACAGACAGTGGATATTGCAGTATTAAAATTTAGTAAGTCATAACATCGTTAGATACTTGATATCATTAAGCTAATGATTCACTATCTGTATTAAGTTAGTTACAACTACTAAGCTTTTTTCTGCATTACCATGTCGTATATATAAAGACTGACAGCAACTACTTTGCGGACGAAAAAAATAAATTTATTTAAAACGTCCGCATGGAGTAACACAACAGTCTAATAGTTTGATAGGTTTGGGAGTCATGCAATGTCAGATGAAACATCACTAAGCAAATCTGAAGTTGAAGCGGCATTGACGCAGATGTCGCCTGCCGATTGGAAGCGTATAAAAATCAAAGCTCGAACCTATTCCAAAGCGCTTACATACTTAACGGCAGATGACATAATTCAAGAAGCATTGATCAACTTGCTATCTGGAGACCGTGTGTGGCCTAGAAGTGCAAGATCAGTAATTGTAGTTATTAATGCAATGCATAGTGAAGCTTCTAACTGCAGGGAACGAGAGCAGTCTGGAGCTATCGATCATCGAGTTGATATTTCTGTATTGTCGCAACAGTATGATGAAGATGCTGGAACTTTAGTAATGCCTATCAATGAAGTGACCCCAGAAAGAATCGTTGAGTCTCGTGGTGACATTGAAGCTATAGAAAGATTAGTCGAAAATGATGAAGAGTTACAAGATGTGGTGCTTGTATGGAGCTTAGGAATTCGCGGCAAAGATGCTGCCATAGAGTTAGGCTGGGAAATGAATAAGTACGAGGCTGCGAGAAAACGCCTTACACGCCTACTTGAGTCATTGTGAGGAGAACCAAATGACTGATACTACACATAAGCAAGATGAACTACGTAAATTTTTTAAGACTCAGCTTGACGAGTTGCTTGAAATGTCTGATGAGGAAATTCTTGAAGGTTCAGACCCTGAAGTACTAAAAATTGAAGGTATGGCAATGATTGCAGCTGCGAAAGCAAAGATTGGCGGGAGGCGAATGGCTGCAGCAAAAGCAGCAATGGCAAATAGAAAAGTCTCGACTTCACCAATAATTAGCGCAGTCAATATTGATGATGCTCGTGCTTATCTTCAGGCAGCAGCGAATGATTCTCGAATAACTATTGCTGCTAGATCATTAGGAGAAATGTCAGATGCGGATATTATCAGAATGTATACCCAACTTAATAAATTGCAGCAAGACATTAGCGGCTCTAAGTAATATCTTATGAACCCTGCTGTACGCGCTGAAAGTCTCATAAATGAATTATGTATTTCATCTGCAAATGAAATTGATGTAGAAGTTATTGCTTTCGATTCTGGGATTGAGATTTTATACGAGCGTCTCTATGGCTGCGAAGCTACACTGGTTGGTTTTGGTTCAAAAGCAATCGCAACGATTAGTCCATCTTCAAGCCGAGGCAGGGAGCGCTTTTCAATTGCGCATGAAATAGGACATTGGCTTATGCATAGAGGAAAATCTTTTCGTTGCAGAGTTGATGATATTGTCCAAAATTACGAAGCTAACATCCAACTGGAAAAAGAGGCGGACTTATTTGCATCTCATTTGTTGATGCCAACTTGCTTATTTCAACCAGCTATCAAAGCAGCAAACCGTCCAGGACTGAGAGACCTTCAAGAAATAGCCAATCAATTTGATGTCAGCCTTCAAGCCGTGTCCATACGATTGGCATTGCTGGATTCGCTTCCAGTAATTGTTGCCTGTTACAACAAGGCTGGACTCAAATGGTCATTAAAATCCCCTCATATTCCCAAGAGATGGTGGCTGTGTCAGAAGCTGGATGAGGATAGTTTCGCATACGACTTGCTTTACTCTGGCAAGCTCTGTCCACGGCTTGCGAAGCAGCCTGCAGAAACTTGGTTTGAAAATGATGACGCGGATCAATATGAAATACTTGAGCAGTGCATGGTTTCAACAAAAGATCATGTTCTTGTACTGCTATATTTAAACGACCCAGAAATGTTTAATGTTGGATTTGATCCTAATGTAGGGAAATCGCGTTTTAGCGTAAAAACCTCTTGGTAATTTCAATAACTTTAATAATTATTAATTCAATTTGCTTGTTGTTGTACTAATGTCTTTTTTTTAGTGAATTCGAAGGTTACATCCCGATGCGTAATAGGTAAATACTTAATTATCAATGCACGTTTAATTATTTGCAATTCTGAGTTTTTGGGATCCCCAGGCTCATCTATCAATTGGTAAATTCTACCGCTTTCTGTCTTACCTATTTTGTTTTGAGGATACCACTCAACTATCTTTGTAGATACTCCTCCACATCCATCAATACTTTCACAGAAATAATATGCATCTCCCTCGATGGTTTGAAGTTCTTGTATGACCATAGATTTGTAAACTAAATAACTAGGAGATACTACTCCAATACTCTTTATGGCCATTACAAACTATCACGAAACTTTTTGGCATTATTTATCAACTCTTGACTGTTAAGTTTATTGTTCTTACCTAGGGGAACAACATTATTTTTATTTTTCTTAAAAGTTGATTGAATTTCCTTCGCGGCTTTACGTTCAGGGCCAGTTAATGCTGATTTAAGCTCCATTTCTGCAACCAAGTCATTTCTATGCGCTCTAGCATCCTCAAAAAATTGAGTTGCTGCATCCTTGGGCATTGGCAACGAGCACCACAAATCAGCTCTGCCTTTGTGAGGATGATTGAGTATCATTTGATTGAGAATAATTTCAGAATCTTTGCGATAGCTTGAAAACTCATATGATTTGTAGGCACGCTCCAATGCTGACATATCAATCAACCCTTTTGATGGATAGACAATTCTAAATGCTTCGCAGATTAATCGCCTAGTTGCACGCTTTCTACCAGCAGTCATTATATAAATTCTTTTTGCGTCACTCTCTGCATCAAACTTGATTATTTCTGGCGCAACTTCCTTTTGGAATCCTAAAGTATTCATCCAGCACTCTGAATTGTAAGAGTCAGGACGTAGCACTATTGGGTTTGATAATAACCTCTCAACTTCTTCAACTGGCCTGCGTTGTAACTTATTAAGTAGACTAAAATTTGCACAAAACATCCATGGCACACCTACGTAACATAAAGATAATAACATTTGAGAAATAATCGTATTAGCCGTGCTTGAACTAGTAGCAAACTGGAACTCATCAGCGATAATAAACGGAATGGAGTCCCTGTATGATTGAAATCTAGCTACGTAATTAAGATTTTTTGCGTCACTATTCGTTAAAGCTTTCATCAAATCATTAACACTTTTCCTAGGGCCGATCGTAATTAACTTGGGAGTTGCCATTACAAATGGTGAGTGATATTGATTTAACTCTATATATTGTTCGCAACCCATAACCCGTAAAAACGCTTTTAATAAACTAGTTTTTCCAATTCCAGCCAGCCCCGTTAAACAAATAGGTAGCTCAAATTGCTTAAGCGGCACATCTTCGTCATATATACCCATTAAAAAATTTTCGATATCACTATAAGTAAGCCGATAATGGGCATCTGCTGCCCCAATCAATCTTGCAAGTATGTCAACACATTGATTAGTAGGATAAAACGTTTGATCTAAAAGAGACTCTAGTTTTGCGCATGCCAACTCAATAGGTAATGAATAAAGATCCTCTAAGGGAGAGACTCTTACTGTAGCCAGTTCTTTTATTCGCTCTTTATTCAATAAGTCAGCAAATCGATGAGCCCATGGATTGATTTTATTCTGCATCAGGCTACCCTAGACCTTCTTAAGTTAGTTGAGGCTGAATGGATAACTTCGTTGGTTTCTTGTCGAGATTTATCATTCTTAACGGGACGACCTTTCTTGCGACTACCACCTTCATAATCCTTGCCTACATCCTCTTCAAACCTTACCTGAGCATCAACATGAACAGCATGAGCATGCAAACGAAAAGCAGACTGGACAATCTTTCTATTTTGATTCCAATCATTCAACTCGTCGATTGAAGTGAAAAGTGTCTCTGAATCGCCCCTTATCCTGAGCATTGCCGGCACTTCAATTAACCTACCGCTAACATCAACCCAAATGTAGCGTGTACACATATCCATCATATATCCGCTAACTTTTGTAACACCTGGCATATCAAATAAACCTGACTCTCTGAGTGATTCAGAAAAATATAATCTCCCTAAAAGGTAAATACCATCCTCTTTAACCGTAAACTCAACAGGACTTAAAAACGCCCTAACAGCATCGTCAAATGAGATTGGTTGTGCATCGTTACGATAAAGTTGATCGTAATGCTTCCATAATCCATTGGGGGATGGGGTTACATCTATCATTTCTGAATCAGGGTCAATCCTATCCTCCATGTTTGCACTTTCATTGAAAGTAATCAGTCTTCTAATTTCTCTTCGTGCAAGTTGAACAGGTGTTAAACCGCTTTCAACATAAGTAGGCTGGCCTTCGATTGAAATATCTCTAGGGTGACTAGATTCAACAGTTGCTTTAGATTGCCCAGAATAAGATGGTGACATATCTTTGATTGGAATAATCTTTTCTAAGCGCTCAATTAGATCTTTAGATGAACCAGGTCCTCTATCTACAGTAAAATGAGGAGGTAATCCTTCACTCATCCATTCATTCTCCTTGAGACTAATTCCAAAATATCGACAAAATGCATGTTTTGGAATTGCCATCGAGAACAACATCATTCTGTATGCTGTTAACCTTTCCTCTCCAAATGAAAAACCAATGCCAAGCTTGCTCCCAGAAAGCAGGTCTCGACCTACTACCACACATAAAGGGGGCAAAGTTGAGCCCTCAACATAACCTCGGGGAAAGTCAGATGTATAGTATCCATCAACTTCAACGCGCTCGTACAAATTTGAAATTTCTTCTGAGAATCGGCCTTTTGAATTCGAAAGCTTAGTTCTAACACGCACTTCCCCATAAATTTTTATTTGAATCTGCTCTTGGCTGTAAGCTTTTTTCACCTGATATCTGAACTGATCGTATGTGGGGAAAGCGCTTTCATTTTTACTAATCAGAATTTTCATTCCTTTTTTCTGAATACTTAAATGACAATTAAAATACTTAACCATTGCCCCCCTATAGATCGACACCATAGATTTACCTAACACAGCTAAATTATCAAAACTATCAACGCAGCGCTTAGCAAGATCAGTGGACATACCATAGCCATAATTTCGCCCCTGAGACTTTGATGGGGCTCCAAATTTAGTATCTGGATGTTTTAAGCGGTTCCAATTCCCACTATTATGAAAAGGAGGTAATAGTGACCATATATTTCTTCCAAAAATTAGATATGTCAAAAACCATAATGTGTATCTGGAAATGTTTTGTGAAGTTTCACACCGTTGAGCATACCTACTGATTTCTTCTTGTGGAGACTTCGCTTTTAATATTTCAGCACTATTAGTTACAGCCTCTGTAATAATCTTAAATCGTTCTGTCACTCGAGTTGAATGACTAACTTTAGGCTTACCCGTTCTGTAGTCATCAATTCTGGAAAGATCATATCCTTCAAACTTCTCTAACCATGGTGGCAATGTGTTTTGTGTTTCACACATTAAAATTGAATTCTGTTTTACTCCAGCTTCAAAGGTTTGCTGATTAACCGACACCAAACTTGCTTTTATAGCCTTCTTTTCTGCATATTCAAAAAATACCAATAAAACACGTCTACTGTTTGAATCACTGTTTAAAAAATAATACTCAATTTCTTTACATATTGACTTCCACCCTTCTGGAGCATGTATCTTAGCGCCTATCTTCATGACGCCTCCTTGAACCAGTCGGCATAAACTTCTAAAACATCACGTGCTTCTGGATTAAGAGGTTTATTGATTAAAATCGGTGAAAATAAATCTACTCTGAGCTCTCGATTCCAGATCAGTTGATAAAAAATAGTGCGGCACTGATAAACAGAATATTTTCTTCTTGTAGAAAAATTTTCAATAACACTGTTTGGGGCGATGCCAATTTCCATAGCAGTTTTATAGGCACTTGCAATTTCATTATGCTGTTCAACATTGAGATTAACTTCACTAGCATGATGAAGAAAAAGCTGCCTTAAGTTCGCAACTACATTTGAGTCAATAAATTCATCCGAGATATGAGTCGTGCGAATATCACAGTCTGAGTAATAAACCTGCTCAATTTGATGCCTAACTAGCAAATCCTGATGAAATTGATTGCCAGCATTTCCTTTACTTTTACTTTGAGACTCTAAAAACTGTTCACGCTTGCCCTTTATGGACCAATTGATGCAAAAAACATCACCAACATCATTTTTAACAGCCCATAGCAAGTCACCGAAAAGTGGGAAAACCATTGTTAATACATCATTTTTTACTTTAACCTTAATTCTTGTAAGAAAATCCTCACAATTAAGACGCTCTGCAACACTAATCAACCCAGAAAAAGAGCACAAAGTCGATCTGTCTACACCCACAAAAGTATGTAGTGGATGTAAATCAGGTTCAGGGTTTAACATGCGTTGTTCCTGAAGCCCAATAATTTTTGGGTTATATAAACCTAATAACGCAGCATTACGCTCTGGCTTAGATAAAAGATGTATATGACGGTTGCTGATTTTTTTTGAGGTTAGAATCGTTGGCCATGATTTTGACGGAGCCTCTTCCCTCGTCGCTAAAATTGATGGAATATAGGATTCATCCCATCGAGCATTTATTTGACGCTTATAAATTGTTCTAAGACGCGCCGCAGATATTTTTTTAGACATGCACACCTCCGTAAATAGGGGGTGTAGCAAGCACTAATTGTGCAAGCAACATAGTATCTCCCTATGAAAATGAAAAAAGCCATGACTTGACTTTTTCTGCTGTTCACGAGATACTAAATTTGCGAATAAGTAGTATTCTGCGAAAGCAGGTAAAAGCCGAATCTTTTCTAATGTGAATTACTAAGGGTTCGGTTTTTTTTACGTCTGTTTCTCCTCTTTCAAATCAGTTAACTTCTTCGATAACTGTTCTACATCCATTTTAAATCCTGATTTAAGCCCTAATGCAACGGCAATTTGATGACTTTGTCCACGCATGCATTTTCTTTTACCATCAAGCACTTGGTAAACCAATGTTGCAGAAAAATTATTAACGCGTGCCCATTCAGAAATTGAGATACCAGACGCATCAAATAGAAATTTAGCTTCAGATGCGTTCATGCCACTCCTCCTTCACTCAAATAAGTATTCAAATGAATACTAACATACAACATATATTGAAAACAATCACACAATGTGTATACTAATGATTACATGATTACACAAAACATTACATGCCCTGGTATTCCAGACGGCTTTGGTGAGCGTCTGAAAGAAGAAAGAAAACGTCTCAATCTAAGCCAAGTTGAGATGGCCGAACGCGGAGGCTGCCAACGCCTCGCCCAATTGCAATATGAAAACGAATCTAGAGCACCAACGATTCGATATTTAAACTCCATAGCGTTAGCAGGTGTTGACCTTGGGTATCTGGTTTTGGGTGTACGCTTTAATCAAGTCAGTTTGTCTGATGAACAAGAGCAAGTGATTGAAGCCAAGGTTTTTGAATGGATTGAGAAATGTGCAAACACGATGGGAGATGGCAGATTGGCGCCAGACACTTACAAAATGCTATTTTATTTATTCAAAAGCTTTTTAACTCAAATGCATGCAGGAGATTTACAAGCCGACTTTGATCCAACCTCATTGCTAAAAAACGCAATTAAGGTAATCGCTGGATGAGTAACGATGATGAGTCATTGAAGGATATCGATCATATTCTCACGGCTCTGCAAGGAGTGGTAAATATGACGATGAACTCCAACAAATCATTGGATGAGATAGACATAAGTTTCACTCAAAAACTTCAAGACATACCTCAAAATAAACAGCTTAAATTTACAATTAGATCAGAGCATTCTGCCCTGATTTTTAAACTTTTTCCTGCTCAATCAAAAAGTGCAATCGCACGAAGAATTCAACAAACATGTAATTTCACAGATAAGCAGATGCGGCTACTATCGCAGATAAAATATATAAGTTTTGATAGTAAATCTCGGCCATTCATTAACAAGAAAAAAGGCGAAATAATCCCCCAAAATAAGGCCATTTTTTTCTTATTGATTATTTGCATTCTATCTATATTAATTTTATATAACATCATTTTCCTACCCATATATTTACCGGCACTAATGCTTTACTCATTAGGATTAGGCCTCGCAGTAGGTGGAGTTGTTGGTCTGATTCTAGATCGATCATTTAGAATGTTCCCGGTTATTCATAAACTTGAAGCACTTAAACCATGGCTTGCTGAAGCTTGAGCATAAGTCCCATCCAATAAAACTCTATAGCTAATGAATAGCTTACTGCCTTGCCGAGACTTACAGCTACCGGCAATCATTCCTGACGAAACCCTTTACAGCTGGTGTGCTAGATTTAATAAAGTCAGCCTAATATTAAATTCAAAAACCACCTCTAACATTCTGTTTGGCAATTCAAATGCAGCTAGAAGACATGACATCCAATATCAATATATTAATTTTGAAAAGAATACACAATCGCTACTAGGAAAAGCGGAGCTTCTTCTTAATCAGCATTCAATGTTTGGTTTTTACAAGAAGTTTTTGCCAGTGAAGTTAAGTGAAATCATCTCAAACTCCCTATTGCACGGCGACAATCCAAATGCTCGAACCAAAATGGGACTGAATAAATATCCTACTGAGCTATCAATGGTATTAAAGCATTGTCCCGAGTGTTTCTTAGAGCAATCTAGGACCGATAGTTTTAACTGGTGGAAAACAAGTCACCAATTTCCAACTTCCTTCTTTTGCTCCTCACATGGAACTCCTCTAGAACTATTCAAACCGCCCCATTATCGTGGCATATGCAATCACCTACATCTTCCAAACGACCGGCTTTTAAACACAAACAAATTGGTAATCTGTACAGAAAAATTATTTCTAAGCGGATTAAACAAAATTAGTAAATGGGGATACCTGATCAACGACATTAACAACAACCTTGCCGATGACACTCTCAGGTGGTGTTATCTACAAAAAGCAATGAACAAGGGGTGGCTTTCTTTTGATGGTAGTGCGAGAACACAAGAAATTAGAGATGCATTTATTAAATACTACGGCCAAGCGGTTGTTAACTTTTTTGG includes:
- a CDS encoding DUF6527 family protein, producing MMGQQQSVKHEYVEYIPEHLQPGILYISLKYKTASHLCCCGCGHKVVTPLNAAKWALTDHGKSVSLFPSVGNWSFPCKSHYWIKHGQIKWAAKMSDKQIAHVRKLDRADAEIYASTTDKSSKDIIPQLWLWIRNFFK
- a CDS encoding ThiF family adenylyltransferase; the encoded protein is MSHQLIAHSPDLQKLRNQGLDLDIQHGYLLIKDVPYVNASREVKLGTLVSRLELNGDITNRPSDHVAYWVGEHPCHSTGAVIATIQNPSAPQDLGNGLKVDFTFSAKAEYRDYHHKMTTYIGRITGEAQVIDAAATAETYPVIPTEENESVFKYQDTASSRVNIGNFNEKLAGQRIGIVGLGGTGSYVLDLVAKTCVKEIHLFDGDVFSQHNAFRTPGAASIDELKIKPSKVMYLESVYAKMRHGLVIHETYIDSSTSNQLNGLDFVFLCLDRGASKKAIVATLIQLGIPFIEVGMGVVRSNDSLSGIIRVVTGTKEVHDKVLNKINFSEGDAPEDEYSTNIQIAELNALNACLAVIRWKKVFGFFRDSSDAHFISYSIAANEMVNEDE
- a CDS encoding multiubiquitin domain-containing protein; amino-acid sequence: MSIENAGKNKEAKVVTIIINGAAKSVEKERMSFEEIVALAYETPPTGDGVQFTIQYTKGHSDKPKGTLVEGQSVKVKEGMEFDVTSTNRS
- a CDS encoding ImmA/IrrE family metallo-endopeptidase yields the protein MNPAVRAESLINELCISSANEIDVEVIAFDSGIEILYERLYGCEATLVGFGSKAIATISPSSSRGRERFSIAHEIGHWLMHRGKSFRCRVDDIVQNYEANIQLEKEADLFASHLLMPTCLFQPAIKAANRPGLRDLQEIANQFDVSLQAVSIRLALLDSLPVIVACYNKAGLKWSLKSPHIPKRWWLCQKLDEDSFAYDLLYSGKLCPRLAKQPAETWFENDDADQYEILEQCMVSTKDHVLVLLYLNDPEMFNVGFDPNVGKSRFSVKTSW
- a CDS encoding DNA-binding protein, producing the protein MNASEAKFLFDASGISISEWARVNNFSATLVYQVLDGKRKCMRGQSHQIAVALGLKSGFKMDVEQLSKKLTDLKEEKQT
- a CDS encoding helix-turn-helix domain-containing protein produces the protein MITQNITCPGIPDGFGERLKEERKRLNLSQVEMAERGGCQRLAQLQYENESRAPTIRYLNSIALAGVDLGYLVLGVRFNQVSLSDEQEQVIEAKVFEWIEKCANTMGDGRLAPDTYKMLFYLFKSFLTQMHAGDLQADFDPTSLLKNAIKVIAG
- a CDS encoding TnsD family Tn7-like transposition protein; the encoded protein is MNSLLPCRDLQLPAIIPDETLYSWCARFNKVSLILNSKTTSNILFGNSNAARRHDIQYQYINFEKNTQSLLGKAELLLNQHSMFGFYKKFLPVKLSEIISNSLLHGDNPNARTKMGLNKYPTELSMVLKHCPECFLEQSRTDSFNWWKTSHQFPTSFFCSSHGTPLELFKPPHYRGICNHLHLPNDRLLNTNKLVICTEKLFLSGLNKISKWGYLINDINNNLADDTLRWCYLQKAMNKGWLSFDGSARTQEIRDAFIKYYGQAVVNFFGREFLGDLHDVNSGFIAHLLRMAPSRRHPLKHILMINFLFDCSDDFLSTYHEVKRDLEEGGSAVCTEKLKCNQKILIDMVSKQGFSLNKVASSLDTSVTSAAKFLDKESIIRIKKPRIVGTDQEIRLVQLLKEGLSRKDICQNLGIKASFIKDYLGCHTTLKKEWCDAYFKKQQLSHRNQLINTLNRHPDLPIKLIRRLPSNGFQWLYINDRTWLLTTLPSLWKR